A stretch of Camelina sativa cultivar DH55 unplaced genomic scaffold, Cs unpScaffold00517, whole genome shotgun sequence DNA encodes these proteins:
- the LOC104773323 gene encoding ER membrane protein complex subunit 10-like isoform X2, producing MAKLTLVFFLSFLIFSSSIAFQSDELLVDDDEFGLEGAKPRSTDLYTSSSSPQQQQQQSPTIRRRYSDPTDLDSKVQFTLEHAFGDSDFSPAGTFSARLKTWSHGGKTLTKLRFSRNDFSAEEKDAFKNLLKGDDFYRIRLPSNVVSPRGREFVVASVRARCLPRDGLDEHFIIHMEGANILAVSYGSPGACQYPRQFKLPAKWSFNSHTILKSSEQAPRTPIFTEEILGSENAEGEVEPPPERSFWAKYWMYLIPLGLVVMNAVTQASNMAEEPTGGQAGGAQVQQPARRR from the exons ATGGCGAAGCTCAcacttgtcttcttcctttcctttctcatcttctcttcaTCCATCGCTTTCCAATCAGACGAGCTCCTCGTTGACGACGATGAATTTGGTCTTGAAGGAGCAAAGCCCCGCTCCACCGATCTTTACACCTCATCTTCTTCgccgcagcagcagcagcaacagagTCCCACTATCCGGAGAAGGTACTCAGATCCTACCGATTTGGATTCCAAAGTCCAATTTACTCTCGAACATGCCTTCGGCGACTCTGATTTCTCCCCCGCCGGTACTTTCTCCGCTCGCCTCAAAACCTGGAGCCATGGCGGAAAG ACATTAACAAAGCTGCGCTTCTCAAGGAACGATTTTTCTGCTGAAGAGAAAGATGCATTCAAG AATCTGCTGAAAGGAGATGACTTTTATCGGATTCGGCTTCCATCTAATGTGGTCTCTCCACGGGGGAGAGAGTTTGTGGTTGCATCAGTGAGAGCT AGATGTCTACCACGGGATGGCTTGGATGAGCATTTCATTATACACATG GAAGGTGCCAACATCTTGGCAGTCAGTTATGGTTCTCCTGGGGCGTGTCAATATCCTAGACAGTTCAAACTT CCAGCAAAATGGTCGTTTAATTCACACACAATTCTGAAAAGCAGTGAGCAGGCGCCAAG AACTCCAATATTCACTGAGGAGATTCTAGGCAGTGAGAATGCAGAGGGAGAAGTTGAACCACCACCAGAGAGATCATTTTGGGCGAAATAT TGGATGTATTTGATACCACTGGGACTGGTTGTGATGAACGCCGTAACCCAAGCATCAAACATGGCTGAAGAACCAACGGGTGGACAGGCCGGAGGCGCACAAGTGCAACAACCTGCCAGGAGAAGATGA
- the LOC104773323 gene encoding ER membrane protein complex subunit 10-like isoform X1, protein MAKLTLVFFLSFLIFSSSIAFQSDELLVDDDEFGLEGAKPRSTDLYTSSSSSSPQQQQQTPTIRRRYSDPTDLDSKVQFTLEHAFGDSDFSPAGTFSARLKTWSHGGKTLTKLRFSRNDFSAEEKDAFKNLLKGDDFYRIRLPSNVVSPRGREFVVASVRARCLPRDGLDEHFIIHMEGANILAVSYGSPGACQYPRQFKLPAKWSFNSHTILKSSEQAPRTPIFTEEILGSENAEGEVEPPPERSFWAKYWMYLIPLGLVVMNAVTQASNMAEEPTGGQAGGAQVQQPARRR, encoded by the exons ATGGCGAAGCTCAcacttgtcttcttcctttcctttctcatcttctcttcaTCCATCGCTTTCCAATCAGACGAGCTCCTCGTTGACGACGATGAATTTGGTCTTGAAGGAGCAAAGCCCCGCTCCACCGATCTTtacacctcttcttcttcttcttcgccgcagcagcagcaacagacTCCCACTATCCGGAGAAGGTACTCAGATCCTACCGATTTGGATTCCAAAGTCCAATTTACTCTCGAACATGCCTTTGGCGACTCTGATTTCTCCCCCGCCGGTACTTTCTCCGCTCGCCTCAAAACCTGGAGCCATGGCGGAAAG ACATTAACAAAGCTGCGCTTCTCAAGGAACGATTTTTCTGCTGAAGAGAAAGATGCATTCAAG AATCTGCTGAAAGGAGATGACTTTTATCGGATTCGGCTTCCATCTAATGTGGTCTCTCCACGGGGGAGAGAGTTTGTGGTTGCATCAGTGAGAGCT AGATGTCTACCACGGGATGGCTTGGATGAGCATTTCATTATACACATG GAAGGTGCCAACATCTTGGCAGTCAGTTATGGTTCTCCTGGGGCGTGTCAATATCCTAGACAGTTCAAACTT CCAGCAAAATGGTCGTTTAATTCACACACAATTCTGAAAAGCAGTGAGCAGGCGCCAAG AACTCCAATATTCACTGAGGAGATTCTAGGCAGTGAGAATGCAGAGGGAGAAGTTGAACCACCACCAGAGAGATCATTTTGGGCGAAATAT TGGATGTATTTGATACCACTGGGACTGGTTGTGATGAACGCCGTAACCCAAGCATCAAACATGGCTGAAGAACCAACGGGTGGACAGGCCGGAGGCGCACAAGTGCAACAACCTGCCAGGAGAAGATGA